The proteins below are encoded in one region of Ereboglobus luteus:
- a CDS encoding MFS transporter — MQHNQPSPAPSSVSPSPRASRPLSKNYRWELMLLLFCTYFLHQIDRAIFGVLTKNIKIDLGLDDLQIGLSHQLLFFVMAAMVPVAGYVGDRCSKKWIITISLIFWSAATMITGTVTGLVGILIFRSIATAGGEAFYGPSSTAMIASFHKETRARALSIHQSAVYIAPMISGFLGTAIAAAFGWRSVFYIFGGLGIVMGAILIFRLRDKPADSDARSDAPDNSPTAEKIPFWSAVRQIVRIPTVLLLTAGFIAVVFVNNAYLAFAPIFIEERFGVSEMEARGYGMFMHFAAAWIGVIVGGFLTDTLVRRWKSFRLVLQTTVMFLGVPMIFLIGSVGSPQTLWVILFLFGLFRGLYETNTHAAIFDVVPPKLRAMVVALMLLAAMSIGSFAPTLFGYFGRLYGTGDGIALAFRIVSVAWIIGGICVLCALLFTFKKDRLKD, encoded by the coding sequence ATGCAACACAACCAACCAAGCCCCGCCCCGTCTTCTGTTTCGCCTTCGCCCCGCGCGTCGCGGCCGCTTTCCAAGAATTACCGGTGGGAGTTGATGCTCCTGCTGTTTTGCACGTATTTTCTCCACCAGATTGACAGGGCGATTTTTGGCGTCCTTACAAAAAATATAAAAATCGACCTCGGCTTGGACGACCTCCAGATCGGGCTGAGTCACCAGCTTTTGTTTTTTGTGATGGCGGCGATGGTTCCAGTCGCGGGTTACGTCGGCGACCGGTGCAGCAAAAAATGGATCATCACCATAAGCCTGATTTTTTGGAGCGCGGCGACGATGATCACGGGAACGGTGACCGGGCTCGTGGGCATTCTCATTTTCCGAAGCATCGCCACCGCGGGCGGCGAGGCGTTTTACGGGCCGTCATCGACCGCCATGATCGCGAGCTTTCACAAGGAGACGCGGGCGCGCGCGCTGTCCATTCACCAAAGCGCCGTTTACATCGCGCCGATGATCAGCGGGTTTCTCGGCACGGCCATCGCGGCCGCCTTTGGCTGGCGCTCGGTCTTCTATATTTTTGGCGGGCTCGGCATCGTCATGGGCGCGATTCTGATATTCCGTTTGCGCGACAAACCCGCGGACTCCGACGCACGATCGGACGCCCCGGACAACTCGCCGACTGCCGAAAAGATTCCGTTTTGGAGCGCGGTGCGGCAGATCGTTCGCATCCCGACGGTGCTTCTGCTGACGGCCGGGTTCATCGCGGTGGTGTTCGTGAACAACGCCTATCTTGCGTTCGCGCCGATTTTCATTGAGGAGCGCTTCGGCGTTTCGGAAATGGAGGCGCGGGGCTACGGCATGTTCATGCACTTCGCGGCGGCGTGGATCGGCGTGATCGTCGGCGGTTTCCTGACCGACACCTTGGTGCGTCGTTGGAAATCGTTTCGCCTCGTTCTGCAAACCACGGTCATGTTTCTCGGCGTGCCGATGATTTTTCTCATCGGAAGCGTCGGGTCGCCGCAAACGCTTTGGGTGATTTTGTTTCTCTTCGGCCTTTTCCGCGGCCTTTATGAAACGAACACCCACGCCGCGATTTTCGATGTCGTGCCGCCGAAACTCCGCGCGATGGTTGTCGCGTTGATGCTTCTGGCGGCGATGAGCATCGGCTCGTTTGCGCCGACGCTGTTCGGCTATTTCGGGCGGCTTTACGGAACCGGCGACGGCATCGCCCTGGCGTTTCGGATCGTCTCGGTCGCCTGGATTATCGGCGGCATCTGCGTGCTCTGCGCCCTGTTGTTCACGTTTAAAAAAGACCGGCTGAAAGACTGA
- a CDS encoding EamA family transporter yields MSVSSAKSASTVALVAAFLTIYIVWGSTYLAMRVGVETMPPLSMAAVRFLVAGVIMFAFVKLRGSPRATARQWRDNALIAAFLLLGGNGLVIWAEQYIPSGITALLIGFSPMCMVLIEWAFPGGRRPGPYTIAGLVIGFAGIIVLVAPWEHFNDDGALPLKGVVAIIGSTVFWATGSILSRHVRNPAPAFSASAMQMLCGGAMLAVAAFVRGEPASIDIGSFSTRSWIALFYLIVIGSLVAFSTYTWLITHSTPARVSTYAYVNPIVAVFLGWLILDEPVTLRTLAAAAIIILSVMIIIVRKNKRAA; encoded by the coding sequence ATGTCCGTATCATCCGCCAAATCCGCAAGCACTGTCGCGCTCGTCGCCGCGTTTCTGACGATTTATATCGTCTGGGGCAGCACGTATCTCGCCATGCGTGTCGGAGTCGAAACCATGCCGCCGCTTTCAATGGCCGCCGTGCGTTTTCTTGTCGCGGGCGTCATCATGTTTGCGTTTGTGAAACTGCGCGGCTCGCCCCGCGCCACCGCGCGACAATGGCGTGACAACGCGCTTATCGCCGCGTTCCTGCTGCTCGGCGGCAACGGCCTTGTCATCTGGGCCGAGCAATACATCCCCTCGGGAATCACCGCGCTTCTCATCGGTTTTTCCCCCATGTGCATGGTGCTTATCGAATGGGCGTTTCCCGGCGGACGCCGTCCGGGGCCTTACACGATTGCCGGGCTCGTCATCGGCTTTGCCGGCATCATCGTGCTGGTCGCGCCATGGGAACACTTCAACGATGACGGTGCGCTTCCGTTGAAAGGCGTCGTCGCCATCATTGGTTCGACGGTCTTCTGGGCAACAGGCTCGATTCTTTCGCGGCATGTCCGCAATCCCGCCCCGGCGTTCAGCGCGTCGGCCATGCAGATGCTCTGCGGCGGCGCCATGCTCGCGGTCGCCGCTTTCGTTCGCGGCGAGCCGGCCTCGATTGATATCGGCTCGTTCAGCACGCGCTCATGGATAGCGCTTTTTTATTTGATCGTCATCGGTTCGCTTGTCGCGTTTTCCACCTACACGTGGCTCATCACGCACAGCACGCCCGCGCGCGTGTCCACTTACGCGTATGTGAATCCGATCGTCGCTGTGTTTCTCGGATGGCTGATTCTTGACGAGCCTGTGACGCTTCGCACTTTGGCCGCCGCCGCGATCATAATCCTTTCCGTGATGATTATCATCGTTCGCAAAAACAAACGCGCCGCGTAA